One Succinispira mobilis DSM 6222 genomic window carries:
- a CDS encoding response regulator — MIRILVVEDDPMVGKFHEHYIKQLKDFELIDTARTSEQALKFLEKQSYDLVLLDIFMPGIDGLQLLKEIRNKNFNVDVIVISAANEKEQIQTAMRFGAVDYIIKPFEFERFNLALNNYKLRRTNLENLTQVKQEDLDKNLTIKETPSDTNVPKGLDKNTLKLIWEIILKQENMFTTDEIASSAGISRVSIRKYLEFFKSLNVLSLELHRGSVGRPIYKYKCLDKSSSIINHYVE, encoded by the coding sequence GTGATTAGAATTTTAGTAGTAGAAGACGACCCGATGGTAGGTAAATTTCACGAGCATTATATTAAGCAATTAAAAGATTTTGAATTAATTGATACAGCAAGAACTAGTGAACAGGCACTGAAATTTTTAGAAAAACAGTCATATGACTTAGTTTTGTTAGATATTTTTATGCCTGGAATTGATGGTCTTCAATTATTGAAAGAAATTCGTAATAAAAATTTCAATGTTGATGTAATTGTCATTTCGGCAGCTAATGAAAAAGAGCAGATTCAAACTGCTATGCGCTTTGGCGCAGTTGATTATATTATTAAGCCATTTGAGTTTGAAAGATTTAATTTAGCGCTAAATAATTATAAACTCCGAAGGACCAATTTGGAAAATTTAACTCAAGTGAAGCAAGAAGATTTAGACAAAAATTTAACAATTAAGGAAACCCCTTCCGATACAAATGTTCCTAAAGGACTAGATAAAAACACCTTAAAATTAATTTGGGAAATAATTTTAAAACAAGAAAACATGTTTACTACTGATGAAATAGCCTCTTCGGCTGGAATTTCCCGTGTTTCTATAAGAAAGTACTTAGAATTCTTCAAATCTTTAAATGTTCTGTCTTTAGAACTACATCGAGGTTCTGTAGGCCGACCAATCTATAAATACAAGTGTTTAGATAAATCTTCTTCAATAATTAATCATTATGTAGAGTAA
- a CDS encoding ATP-binding protein, producing the protein MLTQSRGISLFKRITMLVTFMILCSLLVSSTLITKRVPDVFQEKLGSSAMSVAAVVSNNQKIIELINSTRIEDYILMEEIVNATSKATNSNIAVLNINKQVILEKTATANKAEFNKQIIEAFKRDDFYDNIVDSKQRLFFADQVKNTVYGPHGEKLGYVFVAFPKNVLSDLTNETIILIIISSIIGLFVGVAGAVYTAKSIKDVLLGLEPETVAQIVQEQRAILNSVREGVIASDRHGRITLLNAVAQDIFAQTGIKEKNYLGKNINIFFNDSSFLEVLSKGKSIYNVDENIYGTLLILNILPVKVNNVVVGVVATFRKKTEIEELAAQLTGVKTYAEALRANTHEFMNKLHVILGLIQLQAYDDLKNYIKEIADYQHGEITRINKHIKNAILSGFILGKSNRAKELGIEFILADDSELHANIPHDLTHKIILILGNLITNAFDSITLNKTSEQIVFLTIKNYQNEIFIMIEDSGPGMTEEVLQKAFDKDFSTKGQERGIGLYLVKQTIKELGGNIEIDSKLGQGTIFTIKLPL; encoded by the coding sequence ATGCTTACACAATCACGTGGAATAAGTTTATTTAAAAGAATTACGATGTTGGTAACTTTTATGATTTTATGTTCTCTATTAGTAAGCAGCACTTTAATTACGAAGCGTGTCCCCGATGTTTTTCAAGAAAAGCTAGGAAGCAGTGCCATGAGTGTAGCTGCAGTTGTATCTAATAACCAAAAAATTATCGAACTAATAAATTCTACACGCATCGAAGATTATATTCTAATGGAAGAGATAGTAAATGCTACTTCTAAAGCTACTAATTCTAATATAGCTGTTTTAAATATAAATAAACAAGTTATTTTAGAAAAAACCGCAACTGCTAACAAAGCAGAGTTTAATAAACAAATAATAGAAGCATTTAAACGTGATGATTTTTATGATAATATTGTAGATAGCAAGCAACGTTTGTTTTTTGCCGATCAAGTAAAAAACACAGTATATGGACCTCATGGTGAGAAGCTTGGTTATGTTTTTGTGGCATTCCCTAAAAATGTACTTTCGGACTTAACTAATGAAACAATTATATTGATAATAATTTCAAGTATAATTGGTTTATTTGTAGGTGTTGCTGGGGCTGTATATACTGCCAAAAGCATTAAAGATGTATTGTTAGGGCTAGAACCAGAAACTGTTGCTCAGATAGTTCAGGAACAACGGGCTATTTTAAATTCAGTTCGCGAAGGAGTTATAGCGAGTGATCGACATGGCAGAATAACTCTTTTAAATGCTGTAGCACAAGATATATTTGCGCAAACTGGAATTAAAGAAAAAAATTATCTAGGAAAGAACATTAATATATTTTTTAATGATAGCTCTTTTTTGGAAGTATTAAGTAAGGGGAAAAGTATTTACAATGTAGATGAAAATATCTATGGTACATTACTGATTCTAAATATCTTACCCGTTAAGGTTAATAATGTAGTAGTGGGTGTAGTTGCAACATTTAGAAAGAAAACTGAAATCGAAGAGTTAGCCGCACAACTTACAGGTGTTAAAACCTATGCTGAGGCATTACGCGCAAATACGCACGAGTTTATGAATAAACTACATGTAATTTTAGGCTTAATACAACTACAAGCTTATGATGATTTAAAGAACTATATAAAAGAAATTGCGGACTATCAGCATGGTGAAATAACAAGAATTAATAAACATATAAAAAATGCTATATTAAGTGGTTTTATTTTAGGCAAAAGTAATCGAGCAAAAGAATTGGGTATTGAATTTATATTAGCTGATGATAGTGAATTGCATGCAAATATTCCCCACGATTTGACCCATAAGATAATTTTAATCCTAGGAAACCTTATAACCAATGCTTTTGATTCAATAACGCTTAATAAAACTTCGGAACAAATAGTATTTTTAACTATTAAAAACTATCAAAATGAGATTTTTATTATGATAGAAGACTCCGGTCCAGGAATGACGGAAGAAGTCTTGCAAAAAGCTTTTGACAAAGATTTTTCAACTAAAGGCCAAGAGCGAGGCATTGGTTTATATCTTGTTAAACAAACAATTAAAGAATTAGGTGGCAATATTGAAATAGATTCTAAACTTGGACAAGGTACAATTTTCACAATAAAATTGCCTCTATAA
- a CDS encoding phosphatidylserine decarboxylase family protein encodes MVKAPIVKDGHFIIAFFLVLTTITAIFGDIYWSIIPGVLVLFFMFFFRNPNRKVILDDKLLLSPADGMVMGVEDIYDEEFLQEPATKVTIFLSVFDVHINRSPMRGEIKYQRYTCGGFRPAYKKSASFENERHAIGIDNGKIKILVIQVAGLLARRIVSWVTLGHNIEQGQRYGMIKFGSSTELILPKNVTVLVKKGKRVIGGKTVIGRID; translated from the coding sequence ATGGTAAAAGCTCCCATTGTTAAAGACGGTCATTTTATTATAGCTTTTTTCTTGGTTTTAACAACAATAACTGCTATTTTTGGCGATATATATTGGAGCATTATCCCCGGTGTATTGGTATTATTCTTTATGTTTTTCTTTAGAAACCCAAATCGAAAGGTAATTTTAGATGATAAACTATTATTGTCGCCCGCAGATGGGATGGTTATGGGTGTCGAGGATATTTATGATGAAGAATTTCTTCAAGAACCAGCTACAAAAGTAACAATATTCTTGTCTGTGTTTGATGTTCATATTAATAGAAGTCCTATGCGTGGCGAAATTAAATATCAACGTTACACTTGTGGCGGATTTCGTCCAGCATACAAAAAATCTGCTTCCTTTGAAAATGAGCGTCATGCCATTGGAATTGATAATGGAAAAATAAAAATTCTAGTAATTCAAGTAGCTGGTTTATTAGCTCGAAGAATTGTTTCTTGGGTAACTTTGGGACATAATATCGAACAAGGACAGAGATATGGGATGATCAAATTTGGTTCAAGTACAGAATTAATATTGCCTAAAAATGTTACAGTTTTAGTAAAAAAAGGAAAAAGAGTTATTGGTGGTAAAACTGTAATTGGAAGGATTGATTAA
- a CDS encoding WecB/TagA/CpsF family glycosyltransferase, which translates to MLAKILGISVACYTMQETIDFLLKRLLNQQKTFVVTANAEIIMLAQNNKEFNRIITKEAELVLPDGAGVVLAARYLGYHMPERVAGCDLVSEILKVAADQNLKVYFLGAAPKIAQKASELSIEKNPGLKIAGVRDGFFSDADVQDIIDAINASEADILLVALGVPKQEIFLNQYREQLKPNLLIGVGGTFDVMAGNVKRAPVFMQKNNLEWLYRFLMQPSRFLRILAIPKFIFKVFCSKLLDKQ; encoded by the coding sequence ATGTTAGCTAAAATATTAGGTATAAGTGTTGCTTGTTATACCATGCAAGAAACTATTGATTTTTTATTAAAAAGACTTTTGAATCAGCAAAAGACTTTCGTGGTAACAGCTAATGCTGAAATTATAATGCTCGCCCAAAACAATAAAGAGTTTAATAGAATAATAACAAAAGAAGCAGAACTAGTATTACCAGATGGGGCAGGAGTGGTCTTAGCTGCACGTTATTTAGGATATCATATGCCAGAACGTGTTGCAGGGTGTGATTTAGTATCTGAAATTTTAAAAGTAGCCGCGGACCAAAATTTAAAAGTTTATTTTTTGGGTGCTGCACCAAAAATTGCACAAAAAGCTAGTGAATTATCCATTGAAAAAAATCCCGGTTTAAAAATTGCGGGAGTTCGCGATGGATTTTTTTCTGATGCAGATGTTCAGGATATAATAGATGCCATCAATGCTAGTGAAGCTGATATCTTGCTAGTAGCATTGGGGGTACCTAAACAAGAAATTTTTCTTAATCAGTATCGTGAACAATTAAAACCCAACTTACTGATTGGAGTTGGTGGCACATTCGATGTAATGGCTGGAAATGTAAAACGTGCACCAGTTTTTATGCAAAAAAACAATTTAGAGTGGCTATATCGTTTTTTAATGCAGCCTAGCAGATTCTTAAGAATTTTAGCAATTCCTAAATTTATTTTTAAAGTATTTTGCAGTAAATTATTAGACAAACAATAA